The Agelaius phoeniceus isolate bAgePho1 chromosome 4, bAgePho1.hap1, whole genome shotgun sequence genome includes a region encoding these proteins:
- the LOC129120325 gene encoding ELMO domain-containing protein 2-like isoform X2: MWAHVWGFLYSNYFRFWLKWVLRLLTGKCELQRLLGGAEAGARRTLSVEHSLESSKNKVLRNAVHVEEAEVEKCVRDVLKEKKIGQKDTRFKTNLQISLLQISGYKKLYLAVENLRKVPYDSENEEHEEQLIELWNLLMPHENLRARISKQWCDIGFQGEDPKTDFRGMGLLGLLNLLYFSKHYTNEARQILSRSNHPKLGAGKIIQLLPCLPEALVLEQPKARGFSSRALRWRALVLPTLWGKGCTALSSAHLQWHLPGKAFHHFCTSSWIPGKLQTPSH, from the exons ATGTGGGCGCACGTCTGGGGGTTCCTGTACAGCAACTACTTTCGGTTCTGGCTCAAGTGGGTCCTGCGGCTGCTGACGGGCAAGTGCGAGCTGCAGCGCCTCCTGGGCGGCGCGGAGGCGGGCGCGCGAAGGACGCTGAGCGTAG AACATTCACTGGAATCATCAAAAAATAAG GTTTTAAGAAATGCTGTGCACGTTGAAGAAGCTGAAGTGGAGAAGTGTGTCAGAGATGtattgaaagaaaagaagattGGACAGAAGGACACAAG GTTTAAGACAAACTTGCAAATATCCTTGCTACAGATATCAGGTTATAAAAAATTGTATTTGGCTGTGGAGAACCTAAGGAAGGTCCCATATGATTCAGAGAATGAAGAACACGAGGAACAGTTAATTGAG CTCTGGAACCTGCTGATGCCTCACGAGAACCTGAGGGCCAGAATCAGCAAGCAGTGGTGCGACATCGGCTTCCAGGGCGAGGATCCTAAAACAGACTTCAGAGGAATGGGGCTGCTGGGCTTGCTCAATCTGCT GTATTTCAGTAAGCATTACACCAATGAAGCTCGTCAGATCCTTTCTCGGTCAAACCACCCAAAGCTGGG ggCAGGAAAAATCATCCAACTCCTCCCATGTTTGCCCGAAGCTTTGGTCTTGGAGCAGCCAAAGGCAAGAGgcttcagcagcagggctctgcgcTGGAGGGCTCTGGTCCTGCCCACGCTGTGGG GAAAGGGATGCACAGCTTTGTCTTCAGCACACCTCCAGTGGCACCTACCTGGGAAAGCTTTCCATCACTTCTGCACTTCcagctggatccctggaaaACTCCAAACTCCATCC
- the LOC129120325 gene encoding uncharacterized protein LOC129120325 isoform X1 has protein sequence MWAHVWGFLYSNYFRFWLKWVLRLLTGKCELQRLLGGAEAGARRTLSVEHSLESSKNKVLRNAVHVEEAEVEKCVRDVLKEKKIGQKDTRFKTNLQISLLQISGYKKLYLAVENLRKVPYDSENEEHEEQLIELWNLLMPHENLRARISKQWCDIGFQGEDPKTDFRGMGLLGLLNLLYFSKHYTNEARQILSRSNHPKLGAGKIIQLLPCLPEALVLEQPKARGFSSRALRWRALVLPTLWGESEGHRAPLFLSAGMSCHGNAIAASPAPAVPAGEGQRCRGSARVPWGCWSCGAGCALRAAWALSVQPRAALGLPWGALSACPALPGLAAAAGLGDSLCWGWGQARPWHRGRGRAGSIWEPWEQSEGWCWAQGSACARVSTALQGPGIWEQLQLSWGPGMGSEGLALPVPFQGSRNKGNVVPELGPIRLYFPLGKQNRLWAELSFLQGLRIQGKGSSGIASAAGNIALGLLSLCL, from the exons ATGTGGGCGCACGTCTGGGGGTTCCTGTACAGCAACTACTTTCGGTTCTGGCTCAAGTGGGTCCTGCGGCTGCTGACGGGCAAGTGCGAGCTGCAGCGCCTCCTGGGCGGCGCGGAGGCGGGCGCGCGAAGGACGCTGAGCGTAG AACATTCACTGGAATCATCAAAAAATAAG GTTTTAAGAAATGCTGTGCACGTTGAAGAAGCTGAAGTGGAGAAGTGTGTCAGAGATGtattgaaagaaaagaagattGGACAGAAGGACACAAG GTTTAAGACAAACTTGCAAATATCCTTGCTACAGATATCAGGTTATAAAAAATTGTATTTGGCTGTGGAGAACCTAAGGAAGGTCCCATATGATTCAGAGAATGAAGAACACGAGGAACAGTTAATTGAG CTCTGGAACCTGCTGATGCCTCACGAGAACCTGAGGGCCAGAATCAGCAAGCAGTGGTGCGACATCGGCTTCCAGGGCGAGGATCCTAAAACAGACTTCAGAGGAATGGGGCTGCTGGGCTTGCTCAATCTGCT GTATTTCAGTAAGCATTACACCAATGAAGCTCGTCAGATCCTTTCTCGGTCAAACCACCCAAAGCTGGG ggCAGGAAAAATCATCCAACTCCTCCCATGTTTGCCCGAAGCTTTGGTCTTGGAGCAGCCAAAGGCAAGAGgcttcagcagcagggctctgcgcTGGAGGGCTCTGGTCCTGCCCACGCTGTGGGGTGagtcagagggacacagggctccccttttcctctctgctggcatgagctgccatggcaatgccattgctgccagcccagccccagctgtgcctgctggagaagggcagaggtgcagaggcagtgccagagttccctggggctgctggagctgtggtgctggctgtgccctgagggcaGCTTGGGCAttgtctgtgcagcccagggctgctctgggccttcCTTGGGGAGCTCTCAGTgcatgcccagctctgccagggctggcagccgctgcagggctgggtgacagcctctgctggggctgggggcaggcacggccctggcacaggggcaggggcagggctggcagcattTGGGAGCCGTGGGAGCAGAGTGAGGggtggtgctgggcacaggggtcaGCCTGTGCTCgtgtcagcacagccctgcagggccctggcatctgggagcagctccagctctcctggggcccagggatgggctctgaggGACTGGCTTTGCCTGTGCCtttccagggcagcaggaacaagGGCAATgtggtgccagagctggggcccaTCAGGCTGTATTTCCCTCTGGGAAAGCAGAACAGactctgggctgagctgagttTCCTGCAAGGGCTCAGaatccagggaaaagggagttCAGGAATtgcatctgctgctgggaacatTGCCTTAGGCTTGCTCAGTTTGTGTCTGTGA